The Thermocrinis ruber genome has a window encoding:
- the dxr gene encoding 1-deoxy-D-xylulose-5-phosphate reductoisomerase, translating into MIKLSILGSTGSVGTQALDVVRAYRQDIELVGLVARRASDKLLNQAREFKPKYVVSYQEPEKDWLESLPKECVYLKGEEGLLAVVEESERVLNAISGIDGLLPTFFVLSKNKILLASNKESVVCLEELIREKSENVVPVDSEHNALFQLLSMTDRKEIKKVYLTASGGPFKDTPIEELSKVKPAQALNHPTWQMGQKITVDSATLMNKGIELLEAKALFGLDPDLIEVVIHPQSLVHGAIKLKDGSFLFQVSPPDMKIPIMNAIFYPERREYHFRDISLFELSPIVFERVDRQKFRALSLCEWVARIGGVYVPVLLGADERAVELFLEERISFDKIVPLVEEVLSSVNIRDPETIEEIIQAVEWGYKKVDEVLGKVL; encoded by the coding sequence ATGATAAAACTGAGCATATTGGGTTCTACTGGCTCGGTGGGAACGCAAGCCCTGGATGTGGTTAGGGCATACAGGCAGGATATTGAACTGGTGGGTTTGGTAGCAAGGAGGGCATCTGATAAACTGCTAAATCAGGCAAGGGAGTTTAAGCCTAAGTATGTGGTGTCCTATCAGGAGCCCGAAAAGGATTGGCTTGAAAGTCTCCCAAAGGAGTGTGTGTATTTAAAAGGTGAAGAGGGTTTGTTGGCTGTTGTGGAGGAATCTGAAAGGGTTTTAAACGCCATCTCCGGCATAGATGGACTCTTGCCTACTTTTTTTGTGCTCTCAAAAAACAAGATATTACTTGCCAGCAACAAGGAATCTGTGGTATGTTTGGAAGAGCTTATCAGAGAAAAGTCAGAAAATGTGGTGCCCGTGGATAGCGAACACAACGCCCTTTTTCAATTGCTTTCAATGACAGATAGGAAAGAAATAAAGAAGGTATATCTTACCGCCTCCGGTGGTCCCTTTAAGGACACGCCCATTGAGGAGCTTTCAAAGGTAAAACCCGCCCAAGCCCTAAACCATCCCACTTGGCAGATGGGACAGAAGATCACAGTAGATTCTGCCACTTTGATGAACAAAGGCATAGAACTTTTGGAGGCTAAGGCACTTTTTGGTTTGGACCCAGACCTTATAGAGGTGGTGATCCATCCCCAGAGTCTGGTGCACGGGGCAATAAAGTTAAAAGATGGCAGTTTTCTCTTTCAGGTTTCTCCACCCGACATGAAAATTCCTATAATGAACGCCATCTTTTATCCCGAAAGGCGAGAATATCACTTCAGGGATATCAGCCTTTTTGAGCTTTCCCCAATAGTTTTTGAAAGGGTGGATAGGCAAAAGTTCAGGGCTTTGTCTCTGTGTGAATGGGTCGCAAGAATAGGAGGTGTTTATGTGCCCGTGCTTTTGGGTGCGGACGAGAGGGCAGTGGAGCTCTTTTTGGAGGAACGCATAAGCTTTGATAAAATAGTCCCACTGGTGGAGGAGGTGCTCTCTTCTGTAAACATAAGAGACCCAGAAACCATAGAGGAGATCATTCAAGCGGTAGAGTGGGGCTACAAAAAGGTGGATGAAGTGTTAGGCAAGGTGCTATGA
- a CDS encoding ABC transporter substrate-binding protein, protein MREVFYAILFVFFAFLPFHLLSSPKAYSVSMKSVDPSKFEVKVGKEGGTLYYILLGDPKTLNPALAQETSSTAVLSDLFSGLTRLNLKTMEYEPDLAESILALEDGKRYVVKLRKDVRWSDGKPFTAEDVVFTYRDVYLNKNIPNSTADMLRGILKEEKDVENFVRAIDPYTLEFNLPKPFAPFLGILASPILPKHKLEKFVKEGTFMQAWNVSTNPEEIVGTGPYRLKRYIKGQLVEYEANPYYYRKDEEGKKLPYIKRRVAYIVQDPDTALLMFSTGKADYHGIRPTDLMTVVRLKGVSLFDLGPTPSTTFLVFNQNPQADIPKYKLRWFQNSQFRRAISMAIDRAGISLLVYNGLAQPLYGPITPANRPYYYEGLFPEIPYDLKTARKLLEELGFSDRNKDGWLEDPEGNTLEIILLTNAENKERQAIGNMIKEDLEKLGIKVIFNPIDFNALVRRLTTPPYQWEAVIIGLTGSLDPHFGRNVWHSSGTLHMWNPRQKTPATAWEKEVDELFDRASSVLNRGERIELYRQAYRIIAREQPLIFLATPKSMVGARDKLENYFPTVWGQYEEEYMFFK, encoded by the coding sequence ATGAGGGAAGTCTTTTACGCTATTCTCTTTGTTTTCTTTGCCTTTTTGCCCTTTCATCTTTTATCTTCTCCGAAGGCTTACTCGGTCAGCATGAAAAGCGTGGACCCATCCAAGTTTGAAGTAAAGGTAGGCAAAGAAGGGGGAACTCTTTATTACATACTTTTGGGAGACCCAAAGACCTTGAACCCAGCCCTTGCCCAAGAGACCAGTTCTACCGCAGTGCTCTCGGACCTTTTCAGTGGACTAACAAGGCTGAACCTAAAAACTATGGAGTATGAACCTGATCTGGCAGAAAGCATCTTAGCCCTTGAGGATGGAAAAAGGTATGTGGTAAAGCTAAGGAAAGATGTTAGGTGGAGCGATGGGAAGCCCTTTACTGCGGAGGATGTGGTCTTTACATACAGGGATGTCTATCTTAACAAAAACATTCCTAACTCTACTGCAGACATGCTTAGAGGAATTCTCAAAGAAGAAAAGGATGTGGAGAACTTTGTAAGGGCAATAGACCCATACACCCTTGAGTTTAACCTTCCAAAGCCCTTTGCACCCTTTCTTGGCATCTTGGCAAGTCCCATCCTACCCAAGCATAAGCTGGAAAAATTCGTCAAAGAAGGGACCTTTATGCAGGCTTGGAATGTGAGCACAAACCCAGAGGAAATCGTAGGCACGGGACCCTACAGGTTAAAAAGATACATAAAAGGACAGTTGGTGGAATACGAGGCAAACCCCTATTATTATAGAAAGGACGAAGAGGGCAAAAAACTACCATACATAAAAAGAAGGGTCGCTTACATAGTCCAAGACCCAGACACAGCCCTGCTCATGTTCTCCACTGGCAAAGCAGACTATCATGGCATCAGACCCACAGACCTTATGACTGTAGTTCGCTTGAAGGGGGTCAGCCTTTTTGATCTGGGACCCACTCCATCCACCACTTTCCTTGTTTTTAACCAAAACCCGCAGGCGGACATTCCCAAGTATAAGCTACGTTGGTTCCAAAATTCCCAATTCAGAAGGGCAATCTCTATGGCAATAGACCGCGCCGGAATAAGTCTGCTCGTCTATAATGGCTTGGCACAGCCCCTTTATGGACCAATCACACCCGCCAACAGACCTTACTATTACGAGGGACTGTTTCCAGAAATCCCTTATGACCTAAAAACCGCCAGAAAGCTTTTAGAGGAGCTTGGCTTCTCAGACAGAAATAAGGATGGCTGGCTTGAGGACCCAGAGGGAAACACCTTGGAGATCATACTTCTCACCAACGCGGAAAACAAAGAAAGACAAGCCATAGGAAACATGATAAAGGAAGACCTGGAGAAGTTGGGTATAAAAGTAATCTTCAACCCGATAGACTTTAATGCCTTGGTGCGCAGGCTTACAACACCTCCATACCAGTGGGAGGCTGTAATAATAGGTCTCACTGGTTCCTTGGACCCACACTTTGGCAGGAACGTGTGGCACTCTTCGGGTACTCTGCATATGTGGAACCCAAGGCAAAAAACGCCAGCCACAGCTTGGGAGAAAGAAGTGGATGAACTCTTTGACAGGGCTTCCTCCGTGCTAAACAGAGGAGAAAGAATTGAGCTATACAGACAAGCTTACAGAATAATAGCCAGAGAGCAACCCCTCATATTCTTGGCTACTCCAAAAAGCATGGTGGGAGCCAGAGATAAGCTTGAAAATTACTTTCCCACCGTTTGGGGTCAATACGAAGAGGAGTACATGTTTTTCAAGTGA